The following are encoded together in the Streptococcus oralis genome:
- the folK gene encoding 2-amino-4-hydroxy-6-hydroxymethyldihydropteridine diphosphokinase has translation MDQLQIKDLEIFAYHGLFPSEKELGQKFVVSAILSYDMTKAATELDLTASVHYGELCQQWTTWFQESTEDLIETVAYKLVERTFETYPLVQEIELELKKPWAPVHLPLDTCSVTIHRRKQRAFIALGSNMGDKQANLEKAIDNLRARGIHILKESSVLTTEPWGGVEQDSFANQVIEVETWLPASVLLETLLAIESEMGRVREVHWGPRLIDLDLLFVEDQVIYTDDLILPHPYIAERLFVLEPLVEIAPHFIHPILKQSIRYLVDQLEQGNA, from the coding sequence GATCAACTGCAGATTAAAGATTTGGAAATTTTTGCCTATCATGGTCTTTTTCCAAGTGAGAAGGAATTGGGGCAGAAGTTTGTCGTTTCAGCCATCTTATCCTATGATATGACCAAGGCGGCTACAGAATTGGATTTGACAGCTTCTGTCCATTACGGAGAATTGTGTCAGCAGTGGACGACTTGGTTTCAGGAAAGCACTGAGGACTTGATTGAAACGGTAGCCTACAAACTAGTTGAACGTACCTTTGAGACCTATCCTCTTGTCCAAGAGATTGAGTTGGAACTAAAAAAACCTTGGGCTCCAGTGCATTTACCGTTGGATACCTGCTCGGTGACCATTCACCGTCGTAAGCAACGGGCCTTTATCGCCCTAGGAAGTAATATGGGAGATAAGCAAGCAAACTTGGAAAAAGCCATTGACAACCTGCGAGCTCGTGGCATCCATATTCTCAAAGAGTCCAGTGTTTTGACGACGGAGCCTTGGGGTGGTGTGGAGCAGGATAGCTTTGCCAATCAGGTGATTGAAGTAGAAACCTGGTTACCAGCATCAGTCTTGTTAGAAACATTATTAGCCATCGAGTCAGAAATGGGGCGGGTGAGAGAAGTGCATTGGGGGCCTCGTTTGATTGATTTGGACCTGCTTTTTGTAGAAGACCAAGTAATCTACACAGACGACCTCATCTTGCCTCATCCTTATATAGCAGAACGCCTCTTTGTTCTTGAGCCGTTAGTGGAAATAGCTCCCCATTTTATCCATCCAATCCTAAAGCAATCAATTCGGTACTTGGTTGACCAGTTGGAGCAAGGAAATGCCTAA
- a CDS encoding DUF308 domain-containing protein — translation MPKISETYSKWKSIGEGLLAIVLGLLLIRFGQVIPRMGYQLLLGYFSLSAVWHLLTRWFQDKKRRENIFVTLGKLVVAALVFDSIILQDLALYLLVFIIASYQLFTGIISLVTWSLYRKNAIHPRLHHLFDAVWMIGFGLYSISPFHDAANFELLLLGFYLLMLGASSLRDGFFFEKIENNPKLKRRMRMTLPIFVTALIPISTLRKLNEWLANHESQEGEVHSERKNDQAVDLEIFVHTSETSFFLAMGHVDICYQGQVISYGSYDPHSERLFGMVGDGVLFKANREKYIELCKRESQKTLFAYGLSLTEQQKAAIQARLAEIEELLIPWEPSSQLMKRREGEVKHTYSYQLKQEADATLYKFSSSEFKTYFVLSTNCVLLADSIVGKAGTDILSPQGFIVPGTYQDYLDLEYTKPNGLVVSRSIY, via the coding sequence ATGCCTAAGATTTCCGAGACCTATAGCAAGTGGAAGAGTATCGGGGAGGGACTACTTGCTATTGTTTTAGGGCTTCTCTTGATTCGTTTTGGACAAGTTATTCCGCGAATGGGGTACCAGTTGCTGCTGGGCTATTTTTCCTTGTCAGCAGTTTGGCACTTGTTGACTCGCTGGTTTCAAGATAAAAAACGTCGGGAAAATATCTTTGTAACCTTGGGCAAGCTGGTGGTAGCAGCTCTGGTGTTTGACTCTATCATTTTGCAAGATCTTGCCCTCTATCTCTTGGTCTTTATCATTGCGAGCTACCAGCTGTTTACGGGCATCATTAGTCTTGTGACCTGGTCTCTCTATCGAAAAAATGCCATTCATCCTCGGCTCCATCATCTCTTCGATGCTGTATGGATGATAGGATTCGGTCTTTATAGCATCTCTCCTTTTCACGATGCAGCGAATTTTGAATTGCTCTTGCTTGGGTTTTACTTGCTCATGCTAGGAGCCAGTAGCCTCCGGGACGGTTTCTTTTTTGAAAAGATAGAAAACAATCCCAAGCTGAAACGACGTATGCGAATGACCTTGCCAATCTTTGTGACGGCTCTGATTCCTATCAGCACCTTGCGCAAATTGAATGAGTGGCTGGCAAATCATGAAAGTCAAGAAGGGGAAGTTCATTCAGAAAGAAAAAATGACCAGGCGGTTGATCTGGAAATTTTTGTTCATACATCAGAAACCTCCTTTTTCCTTGCTATGGGACATGTGGATATTTGTTATCAAGGTCAGGTTATTTCCTATGGTTCCTATGATCCCCACTCGGAGCGTTTATTCGGCATGGTCGGAGACGGTGTTCTGTTTAAAGCCAATCGGGAAAAATACATCGAGCTCTGTAAGAGAGAAAGTCAGAAGACCTTGTTTGCTTATGGTCTGAGTTTGACAGAACAACAGAAAGCTGCTATCCAAGCTCGCCTAGCAGAGATAGAAGAGCTGTTAATTCCTTGGGAGCCTAGCTCTCAGTTGATGAAAAGAAGAGAGGGAGAGGTCAAGCATACCTACTCCTACCAACTGAAACAGGAAGCAGATGCGACCCTCTATAAATTCAGCTCATCTGAGTTTAAGACCTACTTTGTTCTCAGTACCAATTGTGTTCTGCTAGCAGACTCTATCGTGGGAAAAGCTGGGACGGATATATTAAGTCCCCAAGGTTTCATTGTACCGGGGACTTACCAGGATTACCTTGATTTAGAGTACACAAAACCCAATGGTCTAGTTGTTAGTCGCTCCATTTATTAG
- a CDS encoding DUF960 domain-containing protein yields MAFTNTQRRSASFGVVTSLPDDVIDSLWFIIDHFLKNVFELEEELEFQLLNNEGTITFHFSSQNLPTSIDFDFNHPFDPLYPPRVLVLDLDGRETILLPEENDLF; encoded by the coding sequence ATGGCTTTTACAAATACACAGAGACGTTCCGCTAGTTTTGGTGTTGTGACCAGTCTACCCGACGATGTTATCGACTCTTTATGGTTCATTATCGATCATTTTTTGAAAAATGTCTTTGAATTAGAAGAAGAACTCGAATTTCAGCTTCTCAACAACGAGGGGACCATTACCTTCCATTTCTCTAGTCAAAACCTTCCGACTAGCATCGATTTTGATTTCAATCATCCTTTCGATCCGCTTTATCCTCCTAGGGTCCTTGTTTTAGACTTGGACGGTAGGGAAACCATCCTCCTTCCAGAAGAAAATGACCTGTTTTAA
- the ccpA gene encoding catabolite control protein A, whose translation MNTDDTVTIYDVAREAGVSMATVSRVVNGNKNVKENTRKKVLEVIDRLDYRPNAVARGLASKKTTTVGVVIPNITNGYFSTLAKGIDYIAEMYKYNIVLANSDEDDEKEVSVVNTLFSKQVDGIIFMGYHLTEKIRSEFSRSRTPVVLAGTVDVEHQLPSVNIDYKQATIDAVSYLLKENEKIAFVSGPLVDDINGKVRLIGYKEALKKAGHSYSEGLVFESKYSYDDGYALAERLISSQATAAVVTGDELAAGVLNGLADHGVSVPEEFEIITTDDSQIARFTRPNLTTIAQPLYDLGAISMRMLTKIMHKEELEEREVLLPHGLTERRSTRKRK comes from the coding sequence ATGAACACAGATGATACAGTAACGATTTATGACGTCGCCCGTGAAGCAGGAGTTTCAATGGCAACAGTTAGCCGTGTCGTTAATGGCAACAAGAATGTTAAAGAGAACACTCGAAAAAAAGTCCTAGAAGTGATTGATCGCTTGGACTATCGTCCAAATGCGGTAGCACGTGGTTTGGCTAGCAAGAAAACAACGACAGTCGGAGTTGTGATTCCGAACATTACCAATGGTTATTTCTCAACACTTGCTAAGGGAATTGACTACATTGCTGAAATGTACAAGTATAACATTGTCCTTGCAAATAGTGATGAGGATGATGAAAAGGAAGTTTCAGTAGTCAACACTCTCTTTTCAAAACAAGTCGATGGGATTATCTTTATGGGCTATCACTTGACTGAAAAGATTCGTTCAGAGTTTTCTCGTTCACGGACACCGGTTGTTCTTGCTGGTACTGTGGATGTCGAACACCAACTTCCAAGTGTGAATATCGACTACAAACAAGCAACGATTGATGCTGTGAGTTACCTTCTCAAAGAAAATGAGAAAATTGCTTTTGTGAGTGGACCACTCGTCGATGATATCAATGGCAAGGTTCGTTTGATCGGTTACAAGGAAGCCTTGAAAAAAGCTGGACATTCTTATAGTGAGGGCTTGGTCTTTGAATCAAAATACAGCTATGATGATGGCTATGCCTTGGCAGAACGCTTGATTTCATCACAAGCTACAGCCGCAGTTGTAACAGGTGATGAATTGGCGGCAGGTGTGTTGAATGGTTTGGCTGACCATGGCGTATCTGTGCCAGAAGAGTTTGAAATCATCACGACAGATGACTCTCAGATTGCACGATTCACTCGTCCAAACTTGACTACTATTGCCCAACCTCTTTATGATCTAGGTGCTATCAGCATGCGTATGTTGACTAAGATTATGCATAAGGAAGAGTTGGAAGAACGTGAAGTTCTCTTGCCTCATGGTTTGACAGAGCGCCGCTCTACACGAAAACGTAAATAG
- a CDS encoding asparaginase: protein MPKKILVLHTGGTISMQADATGAVVTSQENPMNHVSNPLEGIEVHALDFFNLPSPHIKPKHMLALYHKIKEEADNYDGVVITHGTDTLEETAYFLDTMKIPPIPIVLTGAMRSSNELGSDGVYNYLSALRVASDDKAADKGVLVVMNDEIHAAKYVTKTHTTNVSTFQTPTHGPLGLIMKQEILYFKTAEPRVRFDLEHIQGLVPIISAYAGMTDELIDMLDLEQLDGLVIQAFGAGNVPKETAQKLENLLQKGIPVALVSRCFNGIAEPVYAYQGGGVQLQRAGVFFVKELNAQKARLKLLIALNAGLKGQALKDYMEG from the coding sequence ATGCCTAAGAAAATCCTTGTTTTACATACAGGTGGGACTATTTCCATGCAAGCAGACGCCACTGGTGCCGTTGTAACTAGCCAGGAAAATCCCATGAACCATGTTTCCAATCCGCTTGAAGGGATTGAGGTTCATGCCCTAGACTTTTTTAATCTGCCAAGCCCTCATATCAAACCCAAGCATATGCTTGCACTCTATCATAAGATTAAAGAGGAAGCTGATAACTATGATGGAGTTGTCATCACACATGGTACAGATACCTTAGAAGAAACAGCCTACTTCCTTGATACCATGAAAATTCCGCCCATCCCCATCGTTCTAACAGGGGCCATGCGTAGTTCAAACGAACTTGGTAGCGACGGTGTATATAACTATCTGAGCGCTTTGCGAGTTGCCAGCGATGACAAAGCAGCCGACAAGGGTGTACTGGTCGTCATGAACGACGAGATCCACGCAGCCAAGTATGTTACCAAAACTCATACGACCAACGTCAGCACCTTTCAAACCCCAACACATGGACCACTTGGCCTCATCATGAAGCAAGAAATCCTCTACTTCAAAACGGCTGAACCTCGTGTCCGGTTTGATCTTGAGCATATTCAAGGTCTGGTTCCCATCATCTCAGCCTATGCCGGTATGACAGACGAGCTGATTGATATGTTAGACTTGGAACAGCTGGATGGCTTAGTTATTCAGGCCTTCGGAGCAGGCAATGTTCCCAAAGAAACAGCTCAAAAGTTGGAAAATCTCCTGCAAAAAGGAATTCCAGTCGCCTTGGTCTCACGATGCTTTAATGGCATTGCTGAACCTGTCTACGCCTACCAAGGTGGAGGAGTGCAGTTGCAACGAGCTGGTGTTTTCTTTGTCAAAGAACTCAACGCTCAAAAAGCGCGCCTCAAATTATTAATTGCCCTTAATGCTGGACTAAAAGGACAGGCTTTGAAAGACTATATGGAAGGCTAA
- a CDS encoding Cof-type HAD-IIB family hydrolase, with protein sequence MEVKAVFFDIDGTLVNDRKSVLKSTKDAIKIVKEQGVLVGVATGRGPFFVKELMEDLDLDFAVTYNGQYIFNKEKVLFASPIAKSSLRQLIAYAKKERKEIALGTEHAVVGSKIMSFGLGSFSQLVSRFIPTVLTRTVSRSFNRMVSKAVPQKEDDLLNLINQPIYQVLMLMTPEESEKAASDFEDLKLTRSNPFAADIINQGNSKLEGIRRVGKEYGFDLNQVMAFGDSDNDLEMLAGVGMSVAMGNGSSSVKEVAKHITASNQQDGIHKALEHFGVLASEKVFVSRDYHFNKVKTFHHMMDERTQEEPQAWDVEGATHRADFKIEELVEFVRAASSSEEEFQDSLASMHEALDKAAEKVAKKTPAKQNLVGQVDALIDTLYFTYGSFVLMGVDPERIFDIVHEANMGKVFPDGKAHFDPVTHKILKPDDWEEKYAPEPAIRQELQRQFKAYERHKERKK encoded by the coding sequence ATGGAAGTCAAGGCTGTTTTTTTTGATATCGATGGAACGCTAGTCAACGATCGCAAGAGTGTTTTGAAATCCACTAAGGACGCGATTAAGATTGTCAAAGAGCAAGGAGTGCTTGTTGGAGTAGCGACAGGACGAGGGCCGTTTTTTGTCAAGGAATTGATGGAAGACTTGGACCTAGACTTTGCGGTGACCTACAATGGCCAATACATTTTTAATAAAGAAAAGGTACTCTTTGCAAGCCCAATCGCTAAGTCAAGCCTACGTCAACTGATTGCTTATGCTAAAAAGGAGCGTAAAGAAATCGCTCTTGGAACCGAGCATGCCGTTGTTGGTTCGAAGATTATGTCATTTGGTCTCGGCTCCTTTTCCCAACTGGTTAGTCGTTTTATTCCGACTGTTCTGACAAGAACCGTTAGCCGTTCCTTTAATCGAATGGTCAGCAAGGCAGTTCCTCAAAAGGAAGACGACTTGCTTAACTTGATTAATCAACCCATTTATCAAGTTTTGATGCTGATGACGCCAGAAGAATCTGAGAAGGCAGCAAGTGATTTTGAAGATTTGAAATTAACTCGAAGCAATCCTTTTGCAGCAGATATCATTAACCAAGGAAATTCCAAACTAGAAGGCATTCGCCGAGTCGGGAAAGAATATGGCTTTGATCTCAACCAAGTCATGGCCTTTGGTGATTCAGACAACGATCTGGAAATGTTAGCGGGTGTTGGTATGTCGGTTGCTATGGGAAATGGCAGTAGCAGTGTCAAAGAAGTTGCCAAGCATATTACGGCAAGTAATCAACAAGATGGTATCCACAAGGCGCTCGAGCACTTTGGTGTTTTGGCTTCAGAAAAAGTGTTTGTCAGTCGAGACTACCACTTTAATAAGGTCAAGACCTTCCACCACATGATGGATGAACGAACTCAAGAAGAGCCACAGGCATGGGATGTTGAAGGTGCAACCCACCGCGCAGACTTTAAAATTGAAGAATTAGTAGAGTTTGTTCGCGCAGCAAGTTCTTCGGAGGAAGAATTCCAAGACTCCCTTGCAAGCATGCATGAGGCACTTGATAAAGCGGCAGAGAAAGTGGCGAAAAAGACACCTGCTAAGCAAAATCTGGTCGGTCAAGTGGATGCTTTGATTGACACACTGTATTTTACATACGGTAGTTTTGTTTTGATGGGAGTAGACCCAGAACGCATTTTTGATATTGTCCATGAAGCGAATATGGGGAAGGTTTTCCCTGATGGAAAAGCTCATTTTGACCCAGTTACACACAAGATTTTAAAGCCAGATGACTGGGAAGAAAAATATGCTCCAGAACCTGCCATCCGACAGGAACTACAACGTCAGTTTAAAGCTTATGAGCGACATAAAGAAAGAAAAAAATAG
- a CDS encoding universal stress protein encodes MAQRYQNVMVAIDGSKEADLAFVKGVYTALRNESKLTIAHVIDTRALQSVSTFDAEVYEELQVDAESLMKEYEKRARDAGVTDIHIVIEMGNPKTLLARTIPDAENVDLILVGATGLNAFERLLVGSSSEYILRHAKVDLLVVRESEKTL; translated from the coding sequence GGTTCTAAAGAAGCAGACTTGGCTTTCGTCAAAGGTGTTTACACTGCTCTACGCAACGAATCCAAGCTCACCATTGCCCATGTTATCGACACACGCGCTCTTCAAAGCGTGTCTACCTTTGATGCTGAAGTTTACGAAGAACTCCAAGTCGACGCTGAAAGTCTGATGAAGGAGTACGAAAAGCGCGCAAGAGATGCTGGTGTGACCGATATTCACATCGTCATCGAAATGGGAAATCCAAAAACCCTCCTTGCCCGTACTATTCCAGACGCAGAAAATGTCGACCTGATTCTCGTTGGTGCAACAGGGCTCAATGCCTTTGAACGCCTCTTGGTTGGTTCTTCATCTGAGTACATTCTCCGCCATGCAAAAGTCGATTTACTGGTCGTGAGAGAAAGTGAAAAAACATTGTAA